A window of Oncorhynchus tshawytscha isolate Ot180627B linkage group LG10, Otsh_v2.0, whole genome shotgun sequence contains these coding sequences:
- the LOC112260706 gene encoding zinc finger protein 16 isoform X3 — protein MVKDEKDQTTALAGPDQFVIDESDGQLWTSVDPGGDTDPVCHPDFSFHSTEEYSQNISIFPSHSGLPSFPTMTDEVGPSLHSSIWKPHANMFSAAKHITRHVRTLADETRQQMPEGQSSERLNSSNEGNSLALQPRQHQYRASEAKVRLSECMTGSNIATTSTFSGYSLSRSSFNMVKRMRTQWSSGSTTERRFSCTFCGKSFPRFWQLKEHLRSHTGEKPYTCEQCGRSFTKQCNLIRHAVVHSGEKPYKCTQCGKCFTQRSSMKSHQRTHIGESPVSQYVAPAYPGDPHTSLMLSQTRWNK, from the coding sequence ATGGTGAAGGATGAGAAAGATCAGACCACGGCCCTGGCAGGACCTGACCAGTTTGTCATAGATGAGTCTGATGGGCAGCTGTGGACCTCTGTGGATCCAGGCGGAGACACTGACCCTGTCTGCCACCCAGATTTCTCCTTTCATTCCACAGAAGAGTACTCTCAGAATATCTCAATTTTCCCATCTCATAGTGGGCTGCCATCTTTTCCTACTATGACAGATGAAGTAGGGCCATCGCTTCACTCTtctatatggaaaccacatgctaACATGTTCAGTGCAGCAAAACACATAACAAGACATGTCAGGACATTGGCTGATGAGACTAGACAACAGATGCCAGAGGGACAGAGCAGTGAAAGGCTGAACTCAAGTAATGAAGGAAATAGTTTAGCTCTACAGCCAAGGCAGCATCAATACAGGGCTTCAGAAGCAAAAGTGAGATTGAGTGAGTGCATGACAGGGTCAAACATAGCCACCACCTCCACCTTCTCAGGATACAGCCTGAGTCGCAGTAGTTTTAACATGGTGAAGAGAATGAGGACTCAGTGGAGTTCTGGCAGCACCACCGAGAGGCGTTTCAGCTGCACCTTCTGTGGTAAGAGCTTCCCACGTTTCTGGCAGCTCAAAGAACACCTCCGGAGTCACACCGGAGAGAAACCGTACACCTGTGAACAGTGTGGCAGGAGTTTCACCAAGCAATGCAACCTGATCAGACATGCTGTGGTCCACAGCGGAGAGAAGCCCTACAAGTGCACACAGTGTGGGAAATGCTTCACTCAGCGCTCCAGCATGAAGTCACATCAGAGAACTCACATAGGAGAGAGTCCAGTGTCTCAATACGTGGCACCTGCATACCCTGGAGATCCACACACAAGTTTAATGTTGTCTCAGACCAGATGGAACAAATAG